The Rhodohalobacter sp. SW132 genome includes a region encoding these proteins:
- the rplM gene encoding 50S ribosomal protein L13, giving the protein MNTISNKTFTATPSTIEKKWVLVDAEDQPLGRLSSKVASILRGKHKPEFTPHMDTGDNVVVINAEKVALSGKKMTNKEYFRHTGYPGGEIFTTASEMLEKDPTSLVRVAVKGMLPKNKLGRQIMKNIRIFAGPVHTLTAQKPEKIEID; this is encoded by the coding sequence GTGAATACGATTAGTAACAAAACATTTACGGCAACACCGTCCACCATTGAGAAAAAATGGGTGCTCGTTGACGCTGAAGATCAGCCTCTTGGCCGGTTAAGCAGTAAAGTTGCCTCTATTTTACGCGGTAAGCACAAACCTGAGTTTACTCCTCATATGGATACAGGTGACAACGTTGTGGTTATCAACGCAGAAAAAGTGGCGCTTAGCGGAAAGAAAATGACTAATAAAGAATACTTCCGCCACACCGGTTACCCGGGCGGAGAAATCTTTACAACTGCAAGCGAAATGCTTGAAAAAGACCCTACCTCGCTGGTTCGGGTTGCAGTTAAAGGTATGCTGCCAAAAAATAAGCTTGGCAGACAAATTATGAAGAATATTCGAATTTTTGCCGGACCGGTTCATACACTTACCGCGCAAAAACCAGAAAAAATAGAGATCGACTAA
- the rpsI gene encoding 30S ribosomal protein S9 gives MAKENYIGRRKTSTARLYIKPGSGNFIVNGQPIDDYLSTQARINVAKMPLDVTELEGQYDFKVTVRGGGVTGQAGAISLALARALDDHHDDVHDKLKEMSLLTRDDRMVERKKYGQPKARKKFQFSKR, from the coding sequence ATGGCGAAAGAAAATTATATTGGACGAAGAAAAACTTCCACTGCACGCCTTTACATCAAGCCGGGCAGCGGTAATTTTATTGTTAATGGTCAGCCGATTGACGACTACCTGAGTACTCAGGCAAGAATCAATGTAGCCAAAATGCCACTCGACGTAACAGAACTCGAAGGTCAGTATGACTTTAAAGTTACTGTACGCGGCGGCGGTGTTACAGGTCAGGCCGGCGCAATATCTCTTGCACTTGCAAGAGCACTTGACGATCACCACGATGACGTTCACGACAAACTCAAAGAAATGAGCCTTTTGACACGTGACGATCGAATGGTTGAGCGCAAAAAGTACGGCCAGCCAAAAGCACGGAAGAAATTCCAGTTCAGTAAACGATAA
- the rpsB gene encoding 30S ribosomal protein S2, which produces MPKAATVEELLKSGAHFGHLTRRWNPKMKEFIFMPRNGIHIIDLKKSHKYLQEALDEVTKLARAGKTILFVGTKKQAQEIVKTEAIRCGMPFITHRWLGGMLTNFSTVRKSISRMEEIEQMKSDGTFEELTKKEGLMLEREQEKLEQTLGGIANMTRLPGAIFVIDTIKENIAMNEAVKLNIPIVAMIDTNSDPDIPDHIIPANDDSARTLQLVTGLIADAIIEGNAEREALKEEELMEEAAQEARSESSADESDEELSVKDAASPSKRRKRRRRKEDSDSDKSDPEKDASEELEPQDAAEKTESKESSESDDSPAESDGTSKEKETK; this is translated from the coding sequence ATGCCTAAAGCAGCAACAGTAGAAGAACTATTAAAATCAGGTGCCCACTTCGGTCACCTTACCCGCCGATGGAATCCAAAGATGAAAGAATTCATCTTTATGCCCCGAAACGGCATCCACATCATTGATCTAAAAAAATCTCACAAATACCTGCAGGAAGCTCTCGACGAGGTTACAAAATTGGCAAGAGCAGGTAAAACCATCCTGTTTGTTGGTACAAAGAAGCAAGCACAGGAGATCGTAAAAACAGAAGCGATCCGCTGCGGCATGCCTTTCATCACACACAGATGGCTGGGTGGAATGCTTACTAACTTCAGCACGGTCCGCAAAAGCATCTCCCGAATGGAGGAGATTGAGCAGATGAAAAGCGACGGAACCTTTGAAGAGCTGACAAAAAAAGAAGGCCTGATGCTCGAACGGGAGCAGGAAAAACTTGAACAAACACTTGGCGGTATCGCAAATATGACCCGCCTGCCCGGTGCAATTTTTGTAATTGATACGATTAAGGAAAATATCGCGATGAATGAAGCTGTGAAGCTGAACATTCCGATTGTTGCCATGATCGACACTAACAGTGATCCGGACATCCCTGACCATATCATCCCTGCAAATGATGATTCTGCACGTACTCTCCAGCTTGTTACCGGCTTGATTGCCGATGCGATCATCGAAGGAAATGCTGAACGTGAAGCTCTCAAAGAAGAAGAGCTGATGGAAGAAGCTGCTCAGGAAGCACGATCTGAATCTTCAGCCGACGAATCTGATGAAGAATTGTCTGTGAAAGATGCTGCATCTCCTTCAAAACGACGTAAGCGAAGAAGACGCAAAGAAGATTCAGACTCCGATAAATCTGATCCAGAAAAAGACGCATCAGAAGAGCTTGAACCTCAGGATGCCGCCGAGAAGACGGAATCTAAGGAAAGCAGCGAGAGCGATGATTCACCTGCCGAAAGTGATGGCACTTCCAAAGAAAAAGAAACGAAATAA
- the tsf gene encoding translation elongation factor Ts encodes MSISAKDVKLLRDKTGAGMMDCKKALKESDGDMDKAIEFLRKKGQKVSEKRADREADQGLILSKISDDKSKAVLLEINCETDFVARNEDFQNQAEAFIDVAFNREIKTVKDLLKEELDGVTIEKHLESMVGKIGEKIEINRLVLVQTDGAMVDYIHPGNQLGVLVEFEGAIDSDDIGKDVAMQIAAMNPLAVVRDGVDTSVVKKELEIAKEQLINEGKPAEIAEKAAKGKLRRFYEERVLLEQKFVKDNGISVKEYLQQNNSPLVKSFHRLQLGES; translated from the coding sequence ATGAGCATTAGTGCAAAAGATGTGAAATTGCTGCGCGACAAAACAGGCGCAGGCATGATGGACTGCAAAAAGGCCCTGAAAGAGTCTGACGGCGACATGGATAAGGCGATTGAATTTCTGAGAAAAAAAGGGCAGAAAGTATCTGAAAAACGCGCGGACCGTGAAGCTGACCAGGGATTAATTCTCTCTAAAATCAGCGATGATAAATCCAAAGCTGTTCTTCTTGAAATTAATTGCGAAACCGATTTCGTAGCACGAAATGAAGATTTTCAAAACCAGGCGGAAGCATTTATTGATGTCGCCTTCAACAGAGAAATCAAGACTGTAAAAGATCTCCTAAAAGAAGAACTTGATGGTGTTACCATAGAGAAGCACCTGGAATCCATGGTTGGAAAAATCGGCGAAAAAATTGAAATCAACCGCCTTGTTCTTGTCCAGACCGACGGCGCAATGGTTGATTACATTCACCCGGGCAATCAGCTTGGAGTTCTCGTTGAATTTGAAGGAGCCATTGACTCAGACGATATTGGCAAGGATGTAGCTATGCAAATTGCAGCTATGAATCCCCTTGCAGTTGTACGTGACGGAGTGGATACCTCAGTTGTTAAAAAAGAGCTTGAGATTGCCAAAGAGCAGCTGATCAACGAAGGAAAACCGGCTGAAATCGCAGAAAAAGCGGCAAAAGGTAAGCTTCGACGTTTTTACGAAGAACGCGTTCTGCTGGAGCAGAAATTTGTGAAAGACAACGGAATCTCTGTTAAAGAGTATCTGCAGCAAAACAATTCTCCGCTGGTCAAATCGTTCCATCGCCTCCAGCTTGGTGAATCGTAA
- the pyrH gene encoding UMP kinase, with amino-acid sequence MANQYKRILLKLSGEALLGEQGHGIDGDILSLYADEIKSVHEEGIEISVVIGGGNIFRGVKGATLGMDRVQGDYMGMLATMINSMALQDALERKGVHTRLMSAIRMEEIAEPYIRRRAIRHLEKGRVIIFGAGTGNPYFTTDTAAALRAIEIESDVILKGTRVDGIYDSDPEKNSGATKYDIISGDKVLDLRLDVMDLTAFTLCRENKTPIIVFDMNVPDNLKKVVCSEEAVGTTVVWDESENS; translated from the coding sequence GTGGCAAATCAATATAAACGTATACTTTTAAAACTAAGCGGAGAAGCCCTTTTAGGAGAACAAGGGCACGGAATTGATGGCGATATTTTAAGCCTGTATGCAGATGAAATCAAATCAGTACACGAAGAAGGAATTGAAATTTCTGTAGTGATTGGCGGTGGTAATATTTTCAGAGGCGTAAAAGGTGCAACCCTTGGGATGGATCGGGTTCAGGGCGATTATATGGGTATGCTCGCCACAATGATTAATAGTATGGCACTCCAGGATGCCCTTGAAAGAAAGGGTGTGCACACAAGATTGATGAGCGCCATCCGCATGGAAGAGATTGCCGAACCCTACATCCGGAGGCGCGCTATCCGGCATCTTGAGAAAGGACGTGTTATCATATTTGGAGCCGGAACGGGGAACCCCTATTTCACAACCGATACCGCAGCCGCACTTCGTGCAATTGAAATTGAATCGGATGTGATCCTGAAAGGAACACGGGTTGACGGTATTTACGATTCTGACCCGGAAAAAAATAGTGGTGCCACTAAGTACGATATTATTTCAGGTGATAAAGTACTCGATCTTCGATTGGATGTCATGGACCTGACGGCATTTACATTATGCCGTGAAAATAAGACCCCCATTATCGTATTTGATATGAATGTACCCGATAACCTGAAAAAAGTAGTCTGTTCTGAGGAAGCGGTTGGTACGACCGTTGTTTGGGATGAGTCCGAGAATTCGTAA
- the frr gene encoding ribosome recycling factor, translating to MPEDLQLIIQTAKESMTEAVAFAKKEFSHIRAGKASPSLLDNIKVNYFGSQTPLNQLANVSAPEPRLLTVQPYDKSILEDIEKAIMAGGLGLNPSNDGNTIHIPLPILSEERRKELVKHAKEVGEKARISIRNTRRDANDEIKQTVESESLPEDSRFEAEDEIQTLTDSHIKNVDKLLEKKEEEIMTV from the coding sequence ATTCCTGAAGATCTTCAACTTATCATACAAACTGCCAAAGAGAGCATGACGGAAGCTGTTGCTTTTGCTAAGAAAGAGTTTTCGCATATCCGTGCAGGAAAAGCGAGTCCGTCGCTCCTCGATAACATCAAGGTTAACTATTTCGGGTCGCAAACACCGCTAAATCAGCTTGCCAATGTAAGCGCGCCGGAACCCCGGCTACTTACAGTTCAGCCGTACGATAAATCAATTTTAGAGGATATTGAAAAGGCGATTATGGCTGGTGGTCTCGGGCTGAATCCAAGCAATGATGGAAATACCATTCACATTCCGCTGCCGATTCTGTCTGAGGAACGCAGAAAAGAGCTTGTAAAACATGCCAAAGAGGTAGGTGAAAAAGCCCGCATCAGCATCCGAAACACCCGCAGGGATGCAAATGATGAGATTAAACAAACCGTAGAAAGCGAGTCATTACCGGAAGATAGCCGCTTTGAAGCAGAAGATGAGATTCAAACACTCACCGATTCTCACATTAAAAATGTGGATAAACTTCTTGAGAAGAAGGAAGAAGAAATTATGACGGTTTAA
- the smc gene encoding chromosome segregation protein SMC, with translation MYISELELHGFKSFAHKTHVKFDSGITAIVGPNGCGKSNIVDALRWVLGEQRPSLLRSSSMSNVIFNGTAKKKALGLADVSLTFVNNKGILPSEYSELTITRRLYRSGDSEYLINNTPCRLKDIMELFMDTGMSSDAYSVIELKMVEEILNDRNNDRRRLFEEAAGVTRYKDQRKRTLRKLDQTLKDLQRLEDILVEVRKKARSLEIQAEKAAKAKKYQKELVQLDKGYNRHQFLAVQEELKPLKERIENAEKEKREISEKLNRLEESEEKAGNRLIDKERAQAEAQRRVSQLQNSIKEMETNLRIVREKIKNEQGVISGHENDIKQTKTDLDELIDLKQNNEKQLNNFADTQEQSERSLKESKEKFNELQQQYTQIRHELYELEIAVGNTNKKLRDLQSDRIKLESKLENSEDDRIRINRDIEDLEDEIDNAKGELNISTNKLEKVNLSLSEKEEYLQQVTKKREQLEIKRENLREAIRSEKSKMESVKSEISLMESLSESSEGLPGSVAFLIENHSDQFNTLQTIGNLLQTDEDKAAALEAALGDAIHFIVVDSMQDAVRASGILKENKKGRATFIPLAELAASYETAPESIFHHIHTENKFTTVAQLLTGSVMLTDSIEEAIPLPDQISSAVTPEGDLINSNRFYKSGSRNKQAGIRLGIKDKLDKLYTLLDEHTKTYEDTELQLQKNQQQLEQLKPENIRQLLKVAQKEVRKLEQEISRYQSGIQVYQKNINDLINRKENISENEDRAAEQLDSLQPEQKELQEKIIELTDRQKEKKELMQSLEEERAIAQNRYNDAQLKHQDVKNRAQNLEKEIERAERGIESMKSRLESRKEMMTESAEKIEKYKDSIEQTELQLERSQQEKLVADEKLSEAEKAAAKQRGEIKEINDSLKELRRKKEVNTELVHHLTMAKEKFEMQAQSLSDHVWETYGVLMDQLTEELPGDMSADEAKNEISRLKQRLNRIGEVNHLAIDEYEEEKERLDFYEEQIDDLQNAEKEMRETIDEINQTATERFNKTFEQIRVNFQSVFHTLFEEDDNCDLLIEKDVEDPLEAKIEIIANPRGKRPSSINQLSGGEKTLTAIALLFAIYLVKPSPFCVLDEVDAPLDDANIERFASMIRSFSKETQFIIITHNKKTMSKAEMMYGVTMPETGVSRLVGVRLDEVAQA, from the coding sequence ATGTATATATCTGAACTTGAATTACATGGCTTTAAAAGTTTTGCCCACAAAACTCACGTAAAGTTCGACAGCGGCATCACCGCCATTGTCGGGCCGAATGGGTGTGGTAAATCGAATATTGTAGATGCCTTGCGCTGGGTACTGGGCGAACAGAGGCCTTCCCTGCTGCGCTCAAGCTCCATGAGTAATGTAATTTTCAACGGAACGGCCAAAAAGAAAGCGCTCGGGCTTGCCGATGTATCTCTTACTTTTGTAAACAATAAAGGCATTCTTCCATCTGAATACAGCGAGCTCACCATCACCCGAAGGCTCTATCGCTCCGGTGACAGTGAGTACCTCATCAACAATACTCCGTGCCGCCTGAAAGATATCATGGAGCTGTTTATGGATACCGGGATGAGCTCCGATGCCTATTCGGTGATTGAGCTGAAAATGGTGGAAGAGATTCTGAACGACAGAAATAACGACCGGCGCCGTTTATTTGAAGAAGCCGCCGGTGTGACGCGCTACAAAGATCAGCGAAAGCGAACCCTTCGAAAACTCGACCAAACCCTGAAGGATCTGCAGCGACTGGAGGATATCCTGGTTGAAGTGCGAAAAAAAGCGCGGTCACTCGAAATCCAGGCCGAAAAGGCAGCTAAAGCAAAAAAATATCAAAAAGAGCTTGTTCAGCTTGATAAGGGATACAACCGGCATCAGTTTCTTGCCGTTCAGGAGGAATTGAAGCCGCTTAAAGAGAGAATTGAAAACGCTGAAAAAGAGAAGCGTGAGATCTCGGAAAAGCTGAATCGTCTTGAAGAATCTGAAGAGAAAGCAGGCAACCGGCTGATTGATAAAGAGCGGGCGCAGGCCGAAGCACAACGTCGTGTGAGCCAGCTGCAGAACTCCATCAAAGAGATGGAGACAAACCTGAGGATTGTCCGTGAAAAGATTAAAAATGAACAGGGAGTTATATCGGGGCACGAAAATGATATCAAACAGACAAAAACGGACCTCGATGAACTGATTGATCTAAAACAAAACAACGAAAAGCAGTTAAACAATTTTGCCGATACCCAGGAACAGTCGGAACGCAGCCTGAAAGAATCCAAAGAAAAATTTAACGAGCTTCAGCAGCAGTATACGCAGATCCGTCACGAGTTGTATGAGCTTGAAATTGCCGTTGGGAATACAAACAAAAAACTTCGTGACCTACAGTCAGACCGCATCAAACTGGAATCGAAACTGGAGAACAGTGAAGATGACCGGATCCGGATCAACCGCGATATTGAAGATCTTGAAGACGAAATTGACAATGCGAAGGGTGAGCTGAACATCAGCACCAATAAACTGGAAAAAGTAAATCTGTCTCTCAGTGAAAAAGAGGAATACCTCCAACAGGTTACAAAAAAGCGCGAGCAGCTTGAAATAAAGCGGGAAAACCTGCGTGAAGCTATACGTTCGGAAAAAAGTAAAATGGAATCGGTAAAATCAGAAATTTCTCTGATGGAAAGCCTTTCTGAATCAAGTGAGGGACTGCCCGGTTCGGTAGCTTTTTTAATTGAAAACCATTCCGATCAATTCAATACCCTGCAGACGATTGGAAATCTGCTGCAGACGGATGAAGATAAAGCCGCCGCACTTGAAGCAGCTCTTGGGGATGCCATTCACTTCATTGTTGTAGATTCCATGCAGGATGCGGTCCGGGCTTCCGGAATTTTGAAAGAGAATAAAAAAGGACGCGCTACCTTTATTCCCCTTGCTGAACTTGCAGCTTCCTACGAAACTGCACCTGAATCGATCTTTCATCATATCCATACAGAAAATAAGTTTACCACTGTTGCTCAGCTGCTAACGGGATCCGTAATGCTGACAGACTCCATTGAAGAAGCCATTCCGCTGCCGGATCAAATAAGCAGTGCTGTAACTCCCGAGGGTGACCTCATTAATTCAAACCGTTTCTATAAAAGCGGAAGCCGGAATAAGCAAGCTGGAATCCGGCTCGGAATTAAAGATAAGCTTGATAAACTCTATACCCTTCTTGATGAGCACACCAAAACGTATGAAGACACGGAACTGCAACTTCAAAAAAATCAACAGCAATTAGAACAACTTAAGCCTGAAAATATCCGGCAATTATTAAAGGTGGCACAAAAAGAGGTTCGTAAGCTTGAACAGGAGATCAGCCGCTATCAATCGGGTATCCAGGTGTATCAAAAAAATATTAATGATCTGATCAACCGTAAAGAAAATATCTCTGAAAATGAGGATCGCGCGGCTGAACAGCTCGACAGCCTGCAGCCGGAGCAGAAGGAATTGCAGGAAAAAATAATTGAACTGACCGACCGTCAGAAAGAGAAAAAAGAATTAATGCAATCGCTGGAAGAAGAGCGTGCGATTGCACAAAATCGCTACAATGATGCCCAGTTAAAGCATCAGGATGTAAAGAACCGTGCACAAAACCTGGAAAAAGAGATTGAACGGGCTGAGCGGGGTATTGAATCGATGAAAAGCCGGCTCGAGTCGCGAAAAGAGATGATGACAGAGAGTGCCGAAAAAATTGAAAAATATAAAGATTCAATCGAACAGACGGAGCTCCAGCTTGAACGGTCGCAGCAGGAAAAACTGGTGGCGGATGAGAAACTCAGTGAAGCGGAGAAAGCCGCAGCCAAACAGCGTGGAGAAATCAAAGAAATTAATGACTCGCTGAAAGAACTTCGCCGTAAAAAAGAGGTCAACACCGAGCTGGTTCATCACCTTACGATGGCAAAGGAGAAATTTGAGATGCAGGCTCAGTCGCTATCGGACCACGTCTGGGAAACGTATGGAGTTCTGATGGATCAGCTTACAGAAGAGCTTCCGGGTGATATGTCGGCTGATGAAGCGAAAAATGAAATCAGCCGCCTCAAGCAACGTCTCAACAGAATCGGTGAGGTTAACCACCTTGCTATTGATGAATATGAGGAGGAGAAAGAACGTCTTGATTTTTATGAAGAGCAGATTGATGATCTGCAGAATGCCGAAAAAGAGATGCGCGAGACGATTGATGAGATCAATCAAACCGCAACCGAGCGATTTAATAAAACGTTTGAGCAGATCCGGGTGAATTTTCAGTCAGTCTTTCACACGCTTTTTGAAGAAGACGACAACTGCGACCTGCTGATTGAAAAGGATGTAGAGGATCCGCTTGAGGCGAAAATTGAAATCATAGCGAACCCGCGTGGAAAGCGTCCTTCGAGTATCAACCAGCTATCCGGCGGTGAAAAAACGCTGACCGCCATTGCGCTTCTATTCGCCATCTACCTGGTAAAACCGTCACCATTCTGTGTTCTTGATGAGGTTGACGCCCCGCTGGATGATGCAAATATTGAACGATTTGCATCCATGATCCGCTCATTTAGTAAAGAAACGCAGTTCATCATCATCACGCATAACAAAAAAACAATGTCGAAAGCGGAGATGATGTACGGTGTAACCATGCCCGAAACCGGTGTTAGCCGACTGGTGGGAGTTCGGCTGGATGAAGTAGCCCAGGCATAA
- a CDS encoding energy transducer TonB yields the protein MVVRNLVLFSIFLAALLALVSCATTDSTVIDSNQGTVTVSSIYIEQDGMVPATFAAGAGGLSIEYPDACYNEGIEGVVLIHLDIRNDGELINAQIEDGIGSSCDEAAIEMIEEQSFNPAMDMGGESVTARHLVQITFSQAE from the coding sequence ATGGTAGTCCGAAACCTTGTTCTGTTTTCCATTTTCTTAGCTGCTCTTCTTGCACTGGTTTCATGCGCCACAACAGATTCCACTGTAATCGATTCCAATCAGGGGACAGTAACCGTCAGTTCAATCTATATTGAACAGGATGGAATGGTGCCTGCAACATTTGCCGCAGGTGCTGGCGGACTCAGTATCGAATACCCCGATGCTTGTTATAATGAAGGTATTGAAGGCGTGGTACTGATCCATCTGGATATCCGCAACGACGGCGAGCTGATCAATGCGCAAATTGAGGACGGTATTGGCAGCAGTTGTGATGAAGCGGCCATCGAAATGATTGAGGAGCAGAGCTTCAATCCTGCTATGGATATGGGTGGAGAATCCGTTACAGCACGTCATCTTGTTCAGATAACATTCAGCCAGGCTGAGTAA
- a CDS encoding tetratricopeptide repeat protein, protein MKIDKTGFLFVIVITFLFAACNGSGDLPPLPQGAQTFSLLGDTLYTPELPADVEEEYSENLREAMLEYRRDPEEPDNVIWLGRRTAYLGQYRDAVEIFTEGVFKHPDDPRMYRHRGHRYLTLRMFNHAIKDFEQAALLMRNMEDTVEPDGLPNELNQPTSTLKSNVWYHLGLVHYLQANYQAAIESYENALSLDLTEDMRIATLYWYYMALKRNGNDERAGEVIADITPEIEVIENEAYLNLLLVFNGQFSAQRLMEASDDALQNATLGYGIGNWHYINGREDRALEIWQQIYNDGNWPAFGFIAAEAELARYGVE, encoded by the coding sequence ATGAAAATTGATAAAACAGGTTTCCTTTTTGTCATCGTTATAACTTTTTTATTCGCTGCTTGTAATGGTTCAGGTGATTTGCCGCCACTGCCTCAGGGTGCACAAACATTTTCGCTGCTTGGAGATACGCTCTACACACCTGAACTTCCCGCGGATGTTGAAGAGGAGTACAGCGAAAACCTCAGAGAGGCGATGTTGGAATACCGCAGAGATCCGGAAGAACCCGACAATGTGATTTGGCTCGGCAGAAGAACAGCCTATCTTGGTCAGTATCGTGATGCGGTGGAAATTTTTACAGAAGGAGTGTTTAAACATCCTGATGATCCAAGAATGTATCGCCACAGAGGGCATCGCTATCTCACACTTCGTATGTTCAATCACGCAATTAAGGATTTTGAACAGGCCGCGTTGCTCATGCGAAATATGGAAGATACCGTAGAGCCGGACGGGCTGCCTAACGAGTTGAATCAGCCTACCAGCACACTGAAATCAAATGTGTGGTATCATCTGGGGCTCGTACATTATCTGCAGGCGAATTATCAGGCCGCAATTGAATCATACGAAAATGCGCTCTCTCTGGATCTGACTGAAGATATGCGGATCGCTACGCTCTACTGGTACTATATGGCCCTGAAACGAAATGGAAATGACGAACGGGCCGGTGAGGTGATTGCAGATATCACACCTGAAATTGAGGTGATCGAAAATGAAGCGTATCTGAATCTGCTGCTGGTATTCAACGGGCAATTTAGTGCCCAGCGGCTGATGGAAGCATCGGATGATGCCTTACAGAATGCCACCCTCGGATATGGAATCGGGAACTGGCATTACATAAATGGACGCGAAGATCGTGCTTTGGAGATCTGGCAGCAAATCTACAACGACGGAAACTGGCCTGCATTCGGGTTTATTGCTGCAGAAGCGGAACTGGCAAGATATGGTGTGGAGTAA
- a CDS encoding M28 family peptidase produces MNYISGQLSSLGIITLILFIIYGCSEPAPSGEHDVSIREHVEWLTSDELEGRLAGSAGEATAANYIADQFLQHGLIPAGDEGTYFQQFVLEGPIPQAMQMENHIARNVVAKIEGRGESDEVIVIGAHYDSQGRGGMISMETGDERVIHPGADDNASGTAGLLWLAGYFSDNTPDKDMIFVAFSGEEMGLLGSGFFVEQMEIEPENVLAMINFDMIGRMEGNELTIFGTGTAEQWNDILQDIDSDSLNITRTPAGTGASDHASFYEAGIPVLHYHTGTHTDYHRSSDTANKINYAGIEKVMNHASILIELLDQMNRDELTFHESTDPRESTFDFEGPTLGVTPDYSFSGTGFRVSAVREGEPAEQAGMQAGDVIVRMGGIEIEDIYDYMESLGEFRRGDELTIIVNRDGEEVELDVQF; encoded by the coding sequence ATGAATTATATTTCTGGTCAGTTATCGTCATTGGGCATTATCACCCTGATACTTTTTATTATTTACGGATGTAGTGAACCGGCACCGTCGGGTGAGCACGATGTTTCAATCCGGGAGCACGTTGAATGGCTAACATCAGACGAACTGGAAGGGCGGCTGGCGGGATCAGCCGGTGAGGCAACGGCTGCAAACTACATTGCCGATCAGTTTCTTCAGCACGGTTTAATTCCTGCCGGAGATGAAGGCACCTATTTCCAGCAATTTGTTTTGGAAGGCCCCATTCCACAGGCGATGCAGATGGAGAATCATATCGCCCGAAATGTAGTTGCAAAAATTGAGGGCAGGGGAGAGAGCGACGAAGTCATCGTAATTGGAGCTCATTACGATTCTCAGGGCAGGGGAGGTATGATATCTATGGAGACCGGTGATGAACGGGTGATACATCCCGGTGCAGATGATAACGCATCTGGAACTGCAGGACTTTTATGGCTGGCCGGTTATTTTTCTGATAATACTCCGGATAAAGATATGATTTTTGTAGCGTTTTCAGGAGAGGAGATGGGGTTGCTGGGATCCGGTTTTTTTGTTGAACAGATGGAAATTGAACCGGAAAATGTGCTTGCCATGATCAATTTTGATATGATCGGCAGGATGGAGGGTAATGAGCTGACAATTTTCGGTACCGGTACGGCCGAACAATGGAATGATATTCTGCAGGATATAGATTCGGATTCGCTGAACATCACCCGCACTCCTGCCGGAACCGGCGCCAGTGACCATGCATCCTTCTACGAAGCCGGTATACCTGTTCTCCACTATCACACCGGAACGCATACAGATTATCACCGCTCCTCCGATACAGCGAATAAAATCAATTATGCAGGAATTGAAAAAGTGATGAATCATGCGTCAATCCTGATCGAATTACTGGACCAAATGAACCGTGATGAACTGACTTTCCATGAATCGACCGACCCGAGAGAGTCCACATTTGATTTTGAAGGCCCGACTCTCGGAGTGACACCCGATTATTCATTTTCAGGTACCGGGTTTCGTGTGTCAGCGGTACGTGAAGGAGAACCGGCCGAGCAAGCCGGCATGCAGGCGGGAGATGTTATCGTGCGAATGGGAGGTATCGAAATTGAGGATATTTACGATTATATGGAAAGTTTGGGTGAATTCCGCCGCGGGGATGAACTGACGATTATTGTAAATCGTGATGGAGAAGAAGTAGAACTGGATGTTCAGTTTTAA